In Cicer arietinum cultivar CDC Frontier isolate Library 1 chromosome 1, Cicar.CDCFrontier_v2.0, whole genome shotgun sequence, one DNA window encodes the following:
- the LOC101492023 gene encoding large ribosomal subunit protein uL30w-like produces the protein MTKEEVKSVVPESVLKKQKRSEEWALAKKQELESAKKKRSETRKLIWSRAKQYAKEYDDAQKELISLKREAKLKGGFYVDPEAKLLFIIRIRGINAMDPKSRKILQLLRLRQIFNGVFLKVNKATVNMLHRVEPYVTFGYPNLKSVRELIYKRGYGKVDRQRIALTDNSIIEQVLGKHGIICIEDLIHEILTVGPHFREANNFLWPFKLKAPLGGLKKKRNHYVEGGDAGNREDYINELIRRMN, from the exons ATGACCAAGGAGGAAGTGAAATCGGTGGTTCCAGAATCCGTTTTGAAGAAGCAGAAAAGGAGTGAGGAATGGGCTTTGGCTAAAAAGCAGGAACTTGAATCGGCAAAGAAGAAAAGGTCTGAAACAAGGAAACTCATTTGGAGCAGAGCCAAACAGTACGCTAAAGAATACGATGATGCG CAAAAGGAGTTGATTAGCTTGAAGCGTGAAGCTAAGCTCAAGGGTGGGTTTTATGTTGATCCTGAAGCTAAGCTATTGTTCATTATCAGGATCAGAGG TATAAATGCTATGGACCCAAAATCAAGGAAGATTTTGCAGCTTTTGCGTTTGAGACAG ATCTTCAATGGTGTCTTTCTCAAAGTCAACAAAGCCACCGTGAACATGCTCCACAGGGTAGAGCCTTATGTTACATTCGG GTATCCTAATCTGAAGAGTGTTAGGGAATTGATCTACAAGAGGGGTTACGGAAAAGTTGACAGACAGAGAATTGCTTTGACAGATAACTCTATCATCGAACAG GTTTTGGGGAAGCACGGGATaatttgcattgaagatctgatTCATGAGATTCTGACCGTTGGACCTCATTTCAGAGAGGCAAATAACTTCTTGTGGCCTTTCAAGCTGAAAGCACCCCTAGGTGgtttgaagaagaaaagaaatcaTTACGTTGAAGGTGGTGATGCTGGCAACAGGGAAGATTACATCAACGAACTCATTAGAAGAatgaattag